A region from the Plasmodium berghei ANKA genome assembly, chromosome: 9 genome encodes:
- a CDS encoding peptidyl-prolyl cis-trans isomerase, putative, translating to MNKLIATILFILALFQTHINAETPEVTHRAYFDISINDKPIGRIVFGLYGKVAPKTVENFVSICKGTVVNDKMLNYTNSIFHRIIPNFMAQGGDITNFNGTGGLSIYGSRFEDENFTLKHTKRGMLSMANAGRNTNGSQFFILFVPTPWLDGRHVVFGEVIEGIEKLVQIEAVGTDSGKPLSRVLVTKSGVL from the exons ATGAATAAGCTA ATTGCAACAATCTTATTTATACTGGCTTTGTTCCAAACCCATATCAATGCAGAGACACCCGAAGTAACGCACAGG gcatattttgatataagCATAAATGACAAACCAATAGGCAGAATAGTTTTTGGATTATATGGAAAGGTTGCTCCAAAGACAGTCGAAAATTTTGTAAGTATTTGCAAAGGAACTGTAGTTAATGATAAAATGCTAAACTATACAAACTCGATTTTCCATCGTATTATACCAAATTTTATGGCACAAGGTGGTGatataacaaattttaatggAACTGGCGGTTTAAGTATTTATGGAAGTAGATTTGAAGATGAAAACTTTACATTAAAACACACAAAAAGAGGAATGTTATCAATGGCAAATGCAGGAAGAAATACTAATGGAAgtcaattttttattttatttgtaccCACGCCATGGCTTGATGGAAGGCATGTTGTTTTTGGAGAAGTAATTGAAGGTATTGAGAAGCTAGTTCAAATCGAAGCAGTTGGTACCGATTCTGGTAAACCATTAAGTAGAGTCCTAGTAACAAAATCGGGTGTATTgtaa
- a CDS encoding AP2 domain transcription factor, putative, translated as MNKCNSIFSLKSEFLDKQFFYLFWKNNFHTSSICKNRKSSTFLINFNKKNIAVCEQNEKNNDIAKNTALSEEIKRETNFIQHVFKWGIGNKFRSDPENRFHPVHNLRPKEVTIKKSYFDSNNENIKYEDLNEQWEVFWFENNKLNAKPFPVKKYGIEAAKKEAFKFYETLQSQNRINPKPKHESGVEGVYYDVVTNCWIALHRSNNFPVCKSFSAEYHGFEMAKQMAIDLVNKCKR; from the exons atgaataaatgtaattcaatattttctttaaaaagCGAATTCCTCgataaacaatttttttatttattttggaagaataattttcataCCAGCTCAATATGtaaaaatcgaaaaagttcaacatttttaataaattttaataaaaaaaatatagcgGTGTGTGagcaaaatgaaaaaaataacgatATTGCTAAAAACACCGCATTAAgcgaagaaataaaaagggAAACAAATTTCATTCAGCATGTTTTTAAATGGGGAATAGGAAATAAATTTCGCTCGGACCCAGAAAATAg GTTTCATCCTGTTCATAATCTTCGTCCAAAAGAAGTGACGATTAAAAAAAGCTACTTCGattcaaataatgaaaacatAAAGTATGAAGATTTAAATGAGCAATGGGAAGTATTTTGGTTtgaaaacaataaattaaatgcGAAACCATTTCcagttaaaaaatatggaataGAAGCAGCCAAAAAGGAagcatttaaattttatgagaCGCTACAA tCACAAAATCGTATAAACCCCAAGCCGAAACATGAATCAGGGGTAGAAG GAGTTTACTACGACGTTGTAACGAATTGTTGGATTGCCTTACATCgatcaaataattttcccGTGTGTAAATCCTTTTCAGCTGAATATCACGGATTTGAAATGGCCAAGCAAATGGCAATAGATCTTGttaataaatgtaaaagataa
- a CDS encoding berghepain-2 — protein sequence MNYHSSHHIRPEEEIFVDKGIQNVQLRRKNKMLIVTLAIVLGMFGFTVIYFNRTNKSSFNNGNVENYSNDDYLINYLLKSKAVKKFMGSKIEELIVESEQNEKNSIIVKDNKNNDYNEKSVLFNKNNDSKSFTTNLHDMQSIMNNLESVNIFYNFMKEYNKQYNSAEEIQERFYIFSENLKKIEKHNKENHLYTKGINAFSDMRHEEFKMKYLNNKLKENHSIDLRHLIPYTTAISKYKSPTDKVNYTSFDWRDYNVIIGVKDQQKCASCWAFATAGVVAAQYAIRKNQKVSLSEQQLVDCAQNNFGCEGGILPYAFEDLIDMDGLCEDKYYPYVSNVPELCEINKCTEKYSISKFALVPFNNYKEAIQYLGPITIAVGVDDDFESYNGGIFDGECTDFANHAVMLIGYGVEEVYDKRLKKNVKEYYYIIRNSWGEDWGERGYIRLKTNESGTLRNCVLVQGYAPIIE from the coding sequence ATGAATTACCATTCTAGCCATCATATTAGACCCGAGGAGGAAATATTTGTTGATAAGGGTATACAAAATGTACAGTTacgaagaaaaaataaaatgctTATAGTTACCCTGGCTATAGTTTTAGGTATGTTTGGTTTTACcgtcatatattttaatagaacaaataaatcatcatttaataatgGAAATGTTGAAAATTATTCGAATGATGactatttaataaattactTATTAAAAAGCAAAGCAGTAAAGAAATTTATGGGATCTAAAATTGAAGAACTTATAGTAGAAAgtgaacaaaatgaaaagaatAGCATTATCGttaaagataataaaaataatgactATAACGAAAAATctgtattatttaataaaaataacgaCAGCAAATCATTCACAACAAATTTACATGATATGCAATCTATTATGAACAATTTAGAATCTGTgaacattttttacaatttcaTGAAAGAATATAACAAACAATATAATTCAGCTGAAGAAATACAAGAGAgattttatatcttttctgaaaatttaaaaaaaattgaaaagcataataaagaaaatcaTTTGTATACAAAAGGTATTAATGCATTTAGTGATATGCGTCATGAAGAatttaaaatgaaatatttaaataataaactaAAAGAAAACCACAGCATTGATCTCCGACATTTAATTCCTTATACTACTGCAATTAGTAAGTACAAGTCTCCAACCGATAAAGTTAACTATACAAGTTTTGATTGGAGAGATTATAATGTTATTATAGGCGTTAAAGATCAACAAAAGTGTGCTTCATGCTGGGCATTTGCTACCGCTGGTGTTGTCGCAGCCCAATATGCTATTAGAAAAAATCAAAAGGTTTCTTTAAGTGAACAACAATTAGTTGATTGTgcacaaaataattttggaTGTGAAGGAGGTATACTTCCATATGCTTTTGAAGATCTTATAGACATGGATGGTTTATGTGAAGATAAATATTATCCATATGTAAGTAATGTTCCAGAATTATGCGAAATTAACAAGTGTACCGAAAAATACTCAATTTCAAAATTTGCATTAGTACCATTcaataattataaagaaGCTATTCAATATTTAGGTCCAATCACAATAGCTGTAGGTGTAGATGATGATTTTGAATCTTACAATGGTGGTATATTCGATGGAGAATGTACAGATTTTGCAAATCATGCAGTTATGCTTATTGGATATGGTGTTGAAGAGGTATATGATAAGcgtcttaaaaaaaatgttaaagaatattattatataattagaAACTCTTGGGGTGAAGACTGGGGAGAACGTGGTTACATAAGACTTAAGACTAACGAATCAGGAACACTCAGAAATTGTGTGTTAGTACAAGGTTATGCTCCTATaattgaataa